One Antarctobacter heliothermus DNA segment encodes these proteins:
- a CDS encoding ABC transporter substrate-binding protein gives MQRKLMNVTAAIAMGAATIGASVALAEVETDQPIKIAINEWTGQHLSATIAAELLMKMGYNVELVTAGGLPQFTALAQNEINLNPEVWDNSITDAYTDGLASGAIVDMGELGLEPREGWIYPAYMEEQCPGLPSYQALFDCAQAFATAETFPNGRLITYPADWGTRSKSVVEGIELPFDPVAGGSEGTMIAELKSALASEEPILMMFWQPHWVFAEIDVKWVEWNPADGECVEENQQRDTACGFAQAHVNKIASQNFAEVWPGAAAFVSQFALTNAEQNAMINEIDQNGRALDEVVAEWIALNEDKWTTWIQ, from the coding sequence ATGCAACGCAAACTAATGAATGTCACCGCGGCAATTGCCATGGGTGCCGCCACTATCGGGGCTTCGGTCGCATTGGCCGAAGTCGAAACAGATCAGCCTATCAAGATCGCGATCAATGAATGGACTGGCCAGCATTTGTCTGCGACCATTGCCGCAGAACTACTAATGAAGATGGGCTATAACGTCGAGTTGGTCACAGCTGGCGGTCTGCCGCAGTTCACTGCGCTGGCGCAGAACGAAATCAACCTGAACCCCGAGGTTTGGGATAATTCTATCACCGACGCTTATACCGATGGCCTCGCCTCTGGCGCCATTGTGGATATGGGTGAACTGGGGCTCGAGCCGCGTGAGGGTTGGATTTACCCCGCATACATGGAAGAGCAATGCCCAGGCCTGCCGAGCTATCAGGCGCTCTTTGATTGCGCGCAAGCCTTTGCCACCGCAGAGACCTTTCCGAATGGGCGTCTCATCACTTATCCGGCGGATTGGGGCACCCGATCAAAGTCTGTCGTCGAAGGTATCGAGTTGCCTTTCGATCCGGTCGCCGGCGGCTCAGAAGGCACGATGATCGCGGAGTTGAAAAGTGCGCTCGCCTCCGAAGAACCGATCCTGATGATGTTCTGGCAGCCTCATTGGGTCTTTGCTGAAATCGATGTGAAATGGGTGGAATGGAATCCAGCCGATGGCGAATGCGTGGAGGAAAATCAGCAACGCGACACCGCCTGCGGTTTTGCGCAGGCCCACGTCAACAAGATCGCGTCCCAAAATTTCGCAGAGGTGTGGCCCGGTGCTGCCGCTTTCGTCAGCCAGTTCGCACTGACCAATGCAGAGCAAAACGCCATGATCAACGAAATTGACCAGAACGGCCGCGCCCTCGACGAGGTCGTCGCAGAGTGGATTGCGCTGAACGAAGACAAATGGACCACGTGGATCCAGTAA